The sequence GCCAGCTGCAGCCACTAACAGACACTGCACTCTTGGCTTCTCCCTCCTGAACACCACTGTCACTAGCAGCATCTCGTTAACCACTTACCCATTTCCATCTTTTCCCTTAGATTGAAAACATACTTCAAGTTTTTCATTGTCAGAGATCCCTTTGAAAGGCTTATTTCTGCCTTCAAGGATAAGTTTGTGCACAACCCTCGGTTCGAGCCCTGGTACAAGCTCGAGATCGCCCCCGGCATCATCAGAAAATACCGCAGGAACCGCACGGAGACCAGGGGCATCCAGTTCGAGGACTTTGTGCGTTACCTGGGCGATCCGAACCACAGGTGGCTCGACCTCCAGTTCGGGGACCACGTCATCCACTGGCTGCCCTACGCGGAGCTCTGTGCCCCCTGCGAGATCACGTACAGCATCATCGGGCACCACGAGACCCTGGAGGAGGACGCCCCCCACATCTTGAGGGAGGCTGGGGTCGATCACCTGGTGACGTACCCGACCATCCCGCCGGGCATCACCGCCTACAACAGGACCAAGGTGGAGCGCTACTTCCTGGGCATCAGCAAGCGGGACATCCGGCGCCTGTACGCACGCTTCCAAGGGGACTTCAAGCTCTTTGGGTATCAGAAGCCAGAGTTTTTGCTAAACTGATGCCCAGGACCTGTGTGTTTGAATATCTTTGCTGGACCCGGAGCTAACCAGGTGGAGAGCCGAGTGCAGACGTGATGTCCCCTCGATGACATTTTTTAAGACGCCCGCAGCTGCCGGGGATGGGTCAGTGCCTAGCTGGTGCTTCAGCTTGCGCATTTGGACCCTGACGGTGACTGCCCAGTATGGACGTGAGGTGCACTgaagagccccccacccccagccccaccggCTTCCTGAGGGGCCACCTGCTTTTCAGTCACCTTGGAGGGTAAGAGCCTAAAGATTCACAGGCTGACAAACTGGAGGAAGGGTCCCAGAGCCTTAGGAGTCCTTCTCCCCAGCCGTCCACAGGGAGCCCCCCCACTCGACTGAAGCCTCGCTCCGTGGTCAGGAGGGTGTCGTCTCAGAGAACCCCAGGAGCAGCTCCCAGCACGCCCAGGAGGAAAGGAGGAGCTAACGGACTGCAGAGATTGCAGGGGCTACTCCGGGACCAAGTTTGAGTACTAAACTGTACCTCTGGCTTTCGTTTTGGCGCTGCTGTACTCACGGAGGCAAACTGTgttttttccatgatttttttcctgtgaaatttAGTGATGACCAAAGGGCAGTCTCAGGCCATCCATCTTTTCAGAACACATAACCTGTGCTACGCTAGCTCAGATTTCCAAACCTGTCTGCCAAGCAAGTCCCATCAGCCCAAGAGATACCGTTTTGGAAAGTAAGGAGGGGGTGTAAATTCTTTCCACCTGAGAAAGGAACACTTTTGGGGGTCTTAAGGGGCACGTGGTACAATGACACGGTGACCTGGTTAGCCCCGGATGCCCAGTCTGCTGTGGATTTGGCACGTCCATCCTGACTGTGGTCTGGCCTCTTGTCGCTGTCCCCTAGGTGGGGGAGCAGGGGCGttccccacccctgtcccccaggGTGGGAGGCAAGCAGGGGCACCATGCCAGCCCAGTGGAAGTCAATACAGCTTACACGTCTCAGTTTCCTTCATCTCAGTGAGCTGCTCAGCCCTGGGCCATATGGCTGGAGGTTGGCTCATTGAGCTCACCAGCAATAAAATCCTGGGCCGAGGCAGCCCCCAGTGACGTTCCCCGACAGTGCAGGCCCCCGAGATGTGGGGGAGTCCCAGGGAAAAGTCCCTAGTGCCCAGCTCTGAGCACGTGCAGCACAGACGAGCCCAGGGACTTTCTTCCGGGCAGCCCCCACCTCCTTGCAAAGTGGCAGTGGGAAGAGAAGCTTCCTGAGTTTGTAAATGTGAaagtcaaataaaatttaaaacgtGTGCCAAACCTGACATGTGCTGCAGCTTCAGAGAAAGGTGCACCAAGGCTGCAGGTGACAGACCTCCTCCAGGAAGCGCAGCAGCCCTGACGGAGCAGCCATTGGTGCCGTAGCCTTGAGTCCCCAGCGGACACACCAAGGATGGGACACAAGTTGTTTTTATGTCAAGTTTTACACGAGCCTTGTTAAAATCATTTCGGACCTGGTGAGCTGACTGATAACCTCTTTCCCATTTGAAATGTAACAGTGTGAATACTGTATGTGAATTTAAGGCCTTACAGTTagtcctaattaaaaaaaaaaatagcattttctcTCCCGAACAAAAAGGTGGGCCACCTGTTGTTTATtatggctgcttttgtttttttcttctaagtGATGAAAAATCTGGCACTTGGGTCATTTTCCTAACACTGCTATCTCTGTGCATCCAAAATCACACTTCTCGGCCACTGCCGCAAACCGTTGCAGCTCCTGGCCCACGCccacccccagggcaggcagcCCTGCTGTCACACACTCCCTGAGGGCCGGTGGCTCCAACTCTGAATCTCCAGAATCCTCCTTTTCATCACCTGAGCCCCTGCCACACCTGCTCCAGCTGCCTCCAACACTTTCCCGACCCTGCTTTCCAGATGCAAACGTGAAGCCACCCCTGAGTACAGCCCACCTGATGTCCTTCCCACAGCCCCGTTGCTGTTCCCTGCCCTGGGCTCCGGACCTCCCCTCTCCGGGCAGCCTTGCACATCCCTCCGGGGTGGCCCCTCAGCCGTGGGCTCAGGCTCGCTCCAGGAGCCGTCCCTGCCCCTGCGTTAGGGCCTCTCTGCTGCTCCCTTGGGTGCCgtgtggggcaggggctgggcagcAGCTCGTTTGCAGGCGGAGGTGCAAGGGAAGGAGGTGCTGTGGGCGCAGCCGAGAGGGCAGAACTCAGGTAACATTAAGCCTTGACGTGAAAAGCAGCAGAAGCTGCTCTCCCCCTCCCAGAAGGGGTTCTGAGGTTTAGAGGACAATTCCTAAATTTAAAGTCTTAATATTAGGCTGACTCAATGGACTTGTGTCTTAaattcaattgcttttctcttattggATCTCTCTCCTTAAATGTTAGTTTTATTGGTTTAACGTTGAAAACCATTACAGCGAGACGCCCAGCGTCAAGGTTAGATTTGATCTCCCGTGGCTGCGGGTGCCCGTGGGTGCTGCCCATTGCCCCCTGCCAGGGACCCAGCGGCCTCTTCCTCAGGGTGCTGGGAGAATGGGCCTCCTGGAGAAGGACTGGCAAGATGaggccctccctgctccccagtcTGAGCCCCAGCCTGGCCTGCTGAACCCGGATCTCCAGCAGCAGGAGACAGCaggagcctggaggaggagagggaaaaaataataaaaacccgaTGAAGGCAGCCTCAGCGTCGTCTTGATTCTGTTCAGGTCAGTGTACAAGTCTGAAGCAGGACATGCCAAGCCCCGTTCCCGGGTGGCGGCCTGAAGGGCAGAGACCTCAGGCCCACGAGAGAGGCGAGCTGGGGGGCGTGCAAGGGTGCGCTGCCAGCCCGGGTGTGAGCCGGGATGGCATCTGGCAAAGATGATGGTGCAGCTGGAACTCGAGTGGGGAGGACATCCATGGGTGTGGGCGCGTTCAGGGGCGCGGCACCTTGCCAACTGCCCTGGGGTCTGCTGGGGTTACAGTAGGAGCCCAGGCGAGGGGTTTCTCCACCTTCCACCCCAGTCTTCCCCACTTACTGCCAGCAGGTGATCTTGTCCCCTCCCTACAGAGAAAATAGGAGAGAGCAGTTCTTCAGCATCCTGGCTTAAACCCACCGTTTTCTGCTCCCGCACACCTCCCTTCCACCTTCAGCGTTGTCTAATACAATGCAAGCGGGTTCTCCTCTCGCTCCCCACCTTTGCTTTGTATCTCCTGCCCTCCTCgaattttcctctttttgttctGTGTCCAGCTCCAGCTCTTCTCTCCAACCCGGCTCTTGCCACCAGCAGTTAAACATATTTAAGCCTCTCTAATCTTAAAGCCACCCTTCCTTGGCAGTCCCTCATCCGGGATGGAGTGTTGCCCTATCTCTACAGCCCTCACCCACCCAGCTTCTCACAAGCATCCTCTGCCCTCATTGTCTTCATACCTTCATCTCCCATTCACCTCTCAGTCCACGACCCCCGGGCTCCTGCCTGCTCCGCTCTACCTACAGAGTTACCCCAGGTCACCAGTGTCCTCCTTGCTGCTAAAGCCAGTGGATGTTTTCAGACCCTGAATAGCTGGACTCAGCAGCATCTGCTCTGCTGACtattccattttttctctatttttaaattcttattttgagATCATTATAGATTCACATACAATTATAAGGTATAATCCAGACAGATCACATTTGCTCCTCACCAGGTTTCTCCCAGTGGGGACATCTTGACTAACTATAGTTCATCAGCAAAGCCGGGAAAGTCACATGAGCAATCCACTGACCTCATTCAGATCTTAGCCATTTTACACACACATatccatgcatgtgtgtgtgtgaacttgGTTCTATGCAGTCCACCACTTGTGGGCTCATGGCCACAATCacagtaaaaataatgaaaagttgTTTCACAAGGATCCCCAGCAGCCAAAGTTAACCTCCACCCCCATCTCTGGTAATGttgatctgttctccatctctataattttgtcattttgagactATCAtgtaaaaggaatcatacaaaATACAACCTTTTGAGATTAGtgtttttcattcagcataatttcTCTCAAGGTTCATACAAGTTGTGTGTATTAGTAGTTCACTTCTTTTTATCTATTGCTGTATAGTCCCTGTTACAGATGCATCACAGTATTTTTCATCATCCCATTGAAGGGTATCTGTGTTATTTCCAGTTCGCACCTACTGTGAGTAAAGTTACTATAAGTCTTTTGtaaaggtttttgtgtgaacctaagttttcatttctctgggtaaATACCCAGTAGTACAATTGCTGGGTCCTGGGGTAGTTGCATGCTTAGTTTTcttagaaactgccaaactactTTCCAGATTGtttgtacaattttacattcccaccaccaatgtGTGAGTGACCCAGTTTCTTCACTTCCTCACCCGTACTTGGTGTtatcactatttttcattttcaccaCTTGGATAGGTGTGCAGTTAgagctcattgtgattttaattagccctatggttaatgatgttgaacatctttgcatgtacttactggccatttgaatatcctgTTCTGTGAGATGCCTATTTATGCCTTTTGCCCACTTTCTCATtggattttttgttcttttactgttgaattttgaaagttccttatatattctagatacaaatctTTTGTCAGCTatgtaatttacaaatattttcccataATCTGGGATTTGTCTCTTTGTGCTCTTCAGAGAGTCTTGCAGagaacaaaagttttcaattttcacAAGGCCCAGCTGGTTAATTTgggttgtgcttttggtgtcaagtgtAAGAACTCTTTGTCTAACCCTTGATCCTGCAGATTTTGCCCTACAtttctttctaaaagttttatagttttacattttacatttaagtccatgatcccaatttttgttaatttttgtataaaatgtattgtttagatcacctttcttttttttttttttcctttttgccaaCAAACGTCCAATTGCttcaggaccatttgttgaaaaag is a genomic window of Choloepus didactylus isolate mChoDid1 chromosome 17, mChoDid1.pri, whole genome shotgun sequence containing:
- the CHST10 gene encoding carbohydrate sulfotransferase 10 isoform X4 → MQHQWLLLAACFWVIFMFMVASKFITLTFKDPDVYSAKHELLLLTTMPEAGKLPEETRVPEELKPTGRMLSGSRLAQPLVYMERLELVRNVCRDEALKNLSHTAISKFVLDRIFVCDKHKILFCQTPKVGNTQWKKVLIVLNGAFSSIEEIPENVVHDHEKNGLPRLSSFSDAEIQKRLKTYFKFFIVRDPFERLISAFKDKFVHNPRFEPWYKLEIAPGIIRKYRRNRTETRGIQFEDFVRYLGDPNHRWLDLQFGDHVIHWLPYAELCAPCEITYSIIGHHETLEEDAPHILREAGVDHLVTYPTIPPGITAYNRTKVERYFLGISKRDIRRLYARFQGDFKLFGYQKPEFLLN